One genomic window of Cannabis sativa cultivar Pink pepper isolate KNU-18-1 chromosome 2, ASM2916894v1, whole genome shotgun sequence includes the following:
- the LOC133034187 gene encoding uncharacterized protein LOC133034187: MANFWWKTSSSKGQDIIWMSWDHMATQKNSSGLGFRHRDDFKLAMLARQGWRLLCSPSSLASCLYKAKYYPQIDFLNVELGNNHSFFWRSIWSAQSLVKLGARRTIGTGESNSILKHPWLPDPTNPYVTSPEIGHANQMVSSILEIYSKAWDTPLVNDMFNKQDALLIIGIPLSSSTAEDYWSWTGERSAIICHWLDYLFNNYDDDVSCRAIMVCWALWKVRNTLVWNSKASSITQSRSMLMHGAFFEKENVYGFGVVARDSSGHLVGLTSKYQVGSYAAEVIEALSVKEALSWLKGKGWSKVKVETDSMVSVQAIFSKQQMTSIFGLIIDDYKFLLSSLQNVSLRFIRRSANRVAHFVVRWS, encoded by the exons ATGGCTAATTTCTGGTGGAAAACATCGAGTTCTAAAGGGCAAGACATTATATGGATGTCTTGGGATCACATGGCCACACAAAAGAATTCAAGCGGTCTAGGCTTTCGTCACCGCGATGATTTTAAGCTTGCAATGTTGGCTAGACAAGGATGGCGGTTGTTATGCTCTCCTTCCTCTCTTGCAAGCTGTCTATATAAGGCCAAGTACTACCCCCAAATTGATTTTCTTAATGTAGAGCTAGGCAACAATCATAGCTTTTTTTGGCGAAGTATCTGGAGTGCTCAAAGCCTTGTTAAACTCGGTGCTAGGAGAACAATTGGAACAGGGGAATCAAACAGCATTTTGAAACATCCTTGGCTTCCTGATCCCACGAACCCATATGTCACTTCTCCTGAGATCGGTCATGCTAATCAAATGGTAAGTTCCATCCTAGAGATTTATTCTAAAGCCTGGGATACTCCTCTAGTCAATGATATGTTTAATAAACAAGATGCTCTGCTGATTATAGGTATTCCTTTGAGTTCTTCTACAGCCGAAGACTATTGGTCTTGGACTGGGGAAAGATCTG CAATTATTTGTCATTGGCTTGACTATTTGTTCAACAATTATGATGATGATGTTTCTTGTCGTGCTATCATGGTTTGTTGGGCTTTATGGAAAGTGCGGAATACACTGGTTTGGAACAGCAAAGCTTCTTCTATAACGCAG TCAAGATCAATGTTGATGCATGGAGCCTTTTTTGAGAAAGAAAATGTTTACGGTTTTGGTGTGGTTGCTCGTGATTCATCTGGGCATCTTGTTGGTCTCACATCCAAATACCAAGTCGGTTCCTATGCGGCTGAGGTGATCGAAGCACTTAGTGTTAAAGAGGCTCTTAGTTGGCTAAAAGGCAAAGGATGGAGTAAAGTCAAGGTGGAGACTGATAGTATGGTTTCAGTACAAGCAATCTTTAGTAAGCAACAAATGACTTCTATTTTTGGGTTGATTATTGatgattataaatttttattatcatCTCTACAAAATGTTAGTCTTCGTTTTATTAGACGATCAGCTAATCGAGTCGCTCACTTTGTGGTTAGGTGgtcttga